The sequence below is a genomic window from Kitasatospora kifunensis.
ATCCAGCGTCAGCAGCTCCGCCGGGTCGGCCACCTCGGCCCGTCGCACCCAGCTCTGCCCTGGCACGGTGTGCGCGAGGATCACCTGGTGGCGAGCCGTCGGCCGGTCATCGGCATGCCGACCGGGGCGCCGGATCAGCGCCACCCGCATGCCGGTGCCCGCGCAAGCGGCGTCCAACGCGCGGCCGAGCCGCTCGTCCAGGTGGCTCTCGGTCAACGCCTTGGCGCCCCAGGGTCCGCCCTGCTCGATCAGCAGCCAGGTCCGCGCGGTCGCGGCGGTGGCGGCCAGCGGCTCGGCCAGTTCATCGGAGAGGCTCGCACAGATGCTCACCCGGGCACCCTACCGTCGCGCGGCCGGCTGCCCGGGTGGGATTCTGCGCAGGTCAGACCGGGCCCGCCACCGCCGTGACCGGAGCGCTCAGCGGCGTGCCCGAGCCGTCCCGGCGCGGGTCGCGCTCCGGCAGCGTGATCGGCGAGCCGTTCGCCGCCGCCGCGCGGGCCGGGGCGGCCCCGGCCCAGGCGAAGGCCAAGGCGTCCTCCCCGCGCAGGAACCGCTGGCAGCGCACCCCGCCGGTGGCCCGCCCCTTGCGCGGGTAGAGCTCGAACGGTGTGACCTTCCAACTGCTCTGGGCCTCCCCGGTGAGGGTGCCCGAGGCGCCCGCGACCGAGACCACCACCGCGTCCACCGCGGGGTCCACCGCTGTGAAGGAGAGCACCCGGGCGCCGTCCGTCAGCTTGATCCCGGCCATGCCGCCGGCCGGGCGGCCCTGCGGGCGGACCTGGCCCGCCGGGTAGCGCAGCAGTTGGGCGTCGCTGGTGATGAAGACCAGGTCCTCCTCGCCGGTGCGCAGCTCCACCGCGCCCACCAGCTCGTCACCGTCCTTGAGCGAGATCACCTCGAACTCGTCCTTGTTGGCCGGCCATTCCGGCACCACCCGCTTGACCACGCCCTGCACGGTGCCCAGCGCCAGGCCCGGTGAGGACTCGTCCAGCGTGGTCAGCGCGATCACCCGCTCGTCGGTGGCCAGCCGCAGGAACTCGCTCACCTGGGCCCCGCCCGCCAGCGACAGCGAGGGCTGCGGCGGCAGCGCGGGCAGATCGATCACCGGCAGCCGCAGCACCCGGCCACTGGAGGTCACCGCGCCGACGTCGCCGCGCGCGGTGGCCGGCACCGCGCTGACGATCACGTCGTGCTTCGAACGGTCGGCGCCCTGCCCGGCCTCGCCGTCCGCCGTGCGGGCCAGTAGGCCGGTGGCGGAGAGCAGGACCCGGCACGGGTCGTCCGCGACCTCCAGCGGCACCGCGAGCGAGGCCGAGGAGACCGCGCCGGCCTCCAGCAGCACCGTGCGCCGCTCGGTGCCGAACTGCTTGGCCACCGCACCCAGCTCGCTCGAGACCACGGAGCGCAGCTTGCCGTCCGACTCCAGGATCTCGGTCAGCTCCGCGATCTCCGTGTTCAGCTTGGCCTGCTCGGCCTCCAGCTCCACCCGGTCGAAGCGGGTCAGACGGCGCAGCGGGGTGTCCAGGATGTAGGCGGTCTGCGTCTCGGACAGCGAGAACCGCTCCATCAGGCGTTCCTTGGCCTGGGCCGCGTTGTCGCTGGACCGGATCAGCGCGATGACCTCGTCGATGTCGACCAGCGCCACCAACAGGCCCTCGACCAGGTGCAGTCGTTCCTGGCGCTTGCGGCGCCGGAAGTCGCTGCGCCGGCGGACCACCTCGAAGCGGTGGTCGACGTAGACCTCCAGCAGCTCCTTGAGGCCCAGCGTCAGCGGCTGCCCGTCCACCAGCGCCACGTTGTTGATGCCGAAGGTCTCCTCCATCGGCGTCAGCTTGTAGAGCTGCTCCAGCAGCGCCTCCGGCACGAAGCCGTTCTTGACCTCGATCACCAGCCGCAGCCCGTGCTCACGGTCCGTCAGGTCCTTGACGTCCGCGATGCCCTGCAGCTTCTTGGCGTTGACCAGGTCCTTGATCTTGGCGATCACCTTCTCCGGGCCGACCGTGAACGGCAGCTCGGTCACCACGATGCCCTTGCGGCGGGCGGTGACGTTCTCCACCGTCGTGGTGGCGCGGATCTTGAAGGTGCCGCGGCCGTTCTGGTAGGCGTCCCGGATGCCCGACAGGCCCACGATCCGGCCGCCGGTGGGCAGGTCGGGTCCGGGGATGAAGCGCATCAGGGTGTCGAGGTCGGCGCTCGGGTGCTTGATCAGGTGCCGGGCGGCGGCCACCACCTCGCTCAGGTTGTGCGGCGGCATGTTGGTCGCCATCCCGACCGCGATCCCGGAGGTGCCGTTGACCAGCAGGTTCGGGAAGGCGGCCGGGAGCACGACCGGCTCCTGCTCGCTGCCGTCGTAGTTGGGCCCGAAGTCGACGGTGTCCTCGTGGATCGACTCCACCAGCGCCATCGAGGCCGAGGTCAGCCGCGACTCGGTGTAACGCATCGCGGCCGGCGGGTCGTCGTTGCCGAGCGAGCCGAAGTTGCCGTGCCCGTCGATCAGCGGCACCCGCATCGAGAACGGCTGGGCCATCCGGACGATCGAGTCGTAGATCGAGGCGTCGCCGTGCGGGTGCAGGCGGCCCATCACCTCACCGACCACCCGGGCGCACTTCACGTGCGAGCGCTCGGGGCGCAGGCCCATCTCGTTGGCCTGGTAGAGGATGCGCCGGTGCACCGGCTTGAGACCGTCCCGCGCGTCCGGCAGGGCGCGCGAGTAGATCACCGAGTAGGCGTACTCAAGGAAGGAACCCTGCATCTCGTCCACGACATCGACGTCGAGGATCCGCTCCTCGAAGTCTCCGGGCGGCGGGGTCGGCGAACTGCGGCGGGCCATCGCGGCGGGGCTCCCTTGCGTCTGTCAGCTGCTTCACATGTCGTCACCGGAGGGTACGGCGACCCCCATTGTGGACCCTCGCACGGACAGGCTCGGCCAAGGGCCACCCCAGGGCAAGCCCGGCTGTACCTTGGCGCGAACCCGGACGGCTTCCGCCGGTGGCGAACGGGCCGCCTGCGCGGACACATCTCGGCACCGTACGCGTTACACCACAATGAGGGTGGAAGAGACCCCCCGAGCCCCAACCTGACGGGAAGGATCCGAGCGCATGGCCAACCCGGCCCCCGCCTCCCACGGAGCCAGTTCAGCTAGTCAAGCCAGTTCAGGAAGTCAAGGCTTCGCCATCACGGAGCACCAGCTGGCCAACGGGCTGCGGGTGGTGCTCTCCGAGGACCACCTCACCCCGGTGGCCGCGGTCTGCCTCTGGTACGACGTCGGCTCCCGGCACGAGGTGAAGGGCCGTACCGGGCTGGCTCACCTGTTCGAGCACCTGATGTTCCAGGGCTCTGCCAACGTCTCCAACAACGGGCACTTCGAGCTGGTCCAGGGCGCCGGCGGTTCGCTCAACGGCACCACCAGCTTCGAGCGCACCAACTACTTCGAGACCATGCCGACCCACCAGCTGGAGCTCGCCCTCTGGCTGGAGGCCGACCGGATGGGTTCGCTGCTGTCCGCCCTCGACGACGCGTCGATGGAGAACCAGCGCGACGTGGTCAAGAACGAGCGCCGCCAGCGGTACGACAACGTCCCGTACGGCACCGCCTTCGAGAAGCTCACCGCGCTCTCCTTCCCCGACGGCCACCCCTACCACCACGTGCCGATCGGCTCGATGGCCGACCTGGACGCCGCCACGCTGGAGGACGCCCGCGCGTTCTTCCGCACCTACTACGCGCCCAACAACGCGGTGCTCTCGGTGGTCGGCGACATCGACCTCGAGCAGACCATCGCCTGGGTGGAGAAGTACTTCGGCAGTATCCCGGCCCACGACGGCAAGCAGCCGCCGCGCGACGGCACGCTGCCCGACACCATCGGCAAGGAGATCCGCGAGCTGGTCGAGGAGGAGGTCCCCGCCCGCGCGCTGATGGCCGCCTACCGGTTGCCGCACGACGGCACCCGCGAGGCCGACGCCGCCGACCTGGCGCTGACCGTGCTCGGCTCCGGCGAGTCCAGCCGCCTCTACAACCGGCTGGTCCGCCGCGACCGCACCGCCGTCTCGGCCGGCTTCGGCCTGCTGCGGCTGGCCGGCGCCCCCTCGCTCGGCTGGCTGGACGTCAAGACCTCGGGCGAGGCGACGGTGGAGCAGATCGAGCTCGCCGTGGACGAGGAGCTGGCCCGGTTCGCCGCCGAGGGCCCCACCGCGGAGGAGCTCGAGCGGGCCCAGGCCCAGATCGAACGCGAGTGGCTCGACCGGCTCACCACCGTTGCCGGGCGCGCCGACGAGCTGTGCCGATTCGCCGTGCTCTTCGGTGATCCGACCTTGGTCAACAGTGCCCTCGACCGGGTGCTCGAGGTCACCGCCGAGGAGGTCCAGGCGGTCGCCGCAGCGCGCCTGCGCCCCGACAACCGGGCGGTCCTCGTCTACGAGCCGCTCCCCGCCACCGCTGACGACGCCGCCGCCGACGGCGCTGCCGAGGAGGACGCCGCATGACCGCCTTCGTTCCCACCATGACCTTCCACCCGCAGCCGCAGCCGGGCACCCCCACTCCCTGGGCCTTCCCCGCCCCGGAGCGGGCCGCGCTCGCCAACGGCCTGACGGTGCTGCACTGCGACCGCCCCGGCCAGCAGCTGGTCGCCGTCGAGGTGCTGCTCGACGCCCCGCTCGCCGCCGAGCCGGACGGCCTGGACGGTGTCTCCACCATCCTGGCCAGGGCGCTGAACGAGGGCACCGACACGCTCACCGCCGAGGAGTTCGCCGCCGAGCTGGAGCGGGCCGGCGCGACCCTGGACGCGCACGCCGACCACCCGTGCATCCGGGTCGCCCTGGAGGTCCCCGCCTCCCGCCTGGAGCGCGGCCTGACCCTGCTGGCCGACGCGCTGCGGGCGCCCGCGCTGCCCGCCGACGAGATCGAGCGGCTGGTCGCCAACCGGCTGGACGAGATCGTCCACGAGCAGGCCAACCCCGCCCGGCGCGCCGCCAAGTCGCTCTACGCCGAGCTGTTCGACGCCGCCGACCGGCTCTCCCGCCCGCGCGCGGGCACCACCGAGACGGTCAAGCGGATCGACCGCGCGGCCGTCCAGGCCTTCTACGGCGAGCACATCCGCCCGTCCACGGCCACCCTGGTGATCGTCGGCGACCTCACCGGCGTCGACCTGCCGGCCCTGCTGGAGTCCACCCTCGGCCGCTGGACCGGCGACCAGAGCGCCCCCAGCAAGGCCGCCGCCGTCAGCGCCGACGACGCGGGCCGGGTGATCATCGTCGACCGGCCGGGATCGGTGCAGACCCAGGTGCTGATCGGCCGGATCGGTCCGGACCGGCACGACCCCAGCTGGGCCGCGCAGACGCTGGGCACCTACTGCCTGGGCGGCACCCTCACCTCCCGGCTCGACCGGGTGCTGCGTGAGGAGAAGGGCTACACCTACGGCGTGCGGGCCTTCGCCCAGCCGCTGCGCTCCAACGCCGAGGGCTCGGGCCGAGCGCTGCTGGCGATCAGCGGTTCGGTGGACACCGACTCCACCGCCCCCGCGCTGGCCGACACCTGGACCATCCTGCGCACCCTGGCCGCCGAGGGCCTGACCGACGAGGAGCGCGAGGAGGCCGTGCAGTTCCTGGTCGGCGTCGCGCCGCTGAAGTACGAGACGGCCGGGTCGGTGGCCGCCACTCTGGCCGACCAGGTCGAGCAGTACCTGGCCGACGACTTCCAGGCCGAGGTCTACCGACAGCTGGCCGAGCTCGACACGGCCGCCTCCACCGCGGCCGTGGTGGCGGCGTTCCCGCCCGACCGGCTGGTCACCGTGCTGGTCGGGGACGCCTCGGCGATCGCCGAGCCGGTCAAGGCGCTCGGCATCGGTGAGGTCACCGTGGTCGCCAACTGAGCCGACGGATCAGTCGACGGTCAGTCGACGGATCATCAGAGGGCCTGGCGGGTAGCCCCGCCAGGCCCTCGGTTATTTCCTTGCGCCCCTCGCCCGGACTGTGGGTTGATATCCCTGTCGCAGTGAGCGGCACCCCGAGCGGATCATCACGAGCGGATGGAGAGGAGGCGGTCACCATGCGGGTTGAGCAACCAGGCAGGCGTATCGACGCCCGACGCTCCCCGAGGCCGTCTTCCTGCGCCAACGCCTCGCGCCGCCGCCGCACCGCCTGAGCGCGCTGCGTCCTCCGCATCACCCCGAGTCTTCCGCATCACCCTGAGTCTTCCCGAGCCACGCCGGACGCTTCGCGTGGCGGTTCTACCCTTGATCTTGTCGACCTTTGGGGGTCAGTTTCACCATGTCGTACACCGAGGTACCCGGCGCCCGGGTCCCCATCCGGATGTGGGCCGACCCGGCCACCGTCGAAGGCGCGGCCATGCAGCAGCTGCGCAACATCTCCACCCTGCCCTGGCTGCACGGCCTGGCCGTGATGCCGGACGTCCACCTGGGCAAGGGCGCCACCGTCGGCTCCGTGATCGCGATGAACGGCGCGGTCTGCCCGGCTGCGGTCGGCGTGGACATCGGCTGCGGGATGAGCGCGGTCAAGACCTCGCTCACCGCCCGTGACCTGCCCGACGACCTGAGTCGGCTGCGCTCGAAGATCGAGCAGGCGATCCCGGTCGGGCGGGGCCTGCACAGCGAGCCGGTCGACCCGGGCAAGCTGCACGGTTTCCAGACAGCGGGCTGGGGTGACTTCTGGGACCGGTTCGAGGGCGTGGCGCCGGAGGTGAAGTGGCGGCGCGAGCGGGCGATGCAGCAGATGGGAACGCTGGGCTCGGGAAACCACTTCGTCGAAGTCTGCCTCGACAAGTCCGGTTCCGTCTGGCTGATGCTGCACTCCGGCTCGCGCAACATCGGCAAGGAGCTGGCGGAGCATCACATGACGGTGGCCCGCTCGCTCCCGCACAACCAGGGCATCGTCGACCGGGACCTCGCGGTCTTCATCGCCGACACGCCCCAGATGGACGCCTACCGGCAGGACCTCTTCTGGGCGCAGGAGTACGCCAAGCGCAACCGCGCGGTGATGATGGCGCTCTTCCAGGACGTGCTGCGTGGCGAGTTCCGGCGCGCGAAGGTCAGTTTCGACCCGGTGATCAGCTGCCACCACAACTACGTGAGCGAGGAGCGTTACGACGGCGTCGACCTGCTGGTCACCCGCAAGGGCGCGATCCGGGCCGGCTCCGGTGACTACGGGATCATCCCGGGCTCGATGGGCACCGGCTCGTACATCGTCCGTGGTCTGGGCAACCCGGCCTCGTTCAACTCCGCCTCGCACGGCGCCGGCCGCAAGATGAGCCGGACCGCCGCCAAGAAGCGGTTCACCGCGCAGGATCTGGCGGAGCAGACCCGCGGTGTGGAGTGCCGTAAGGACAGCGGCGTGGTGGACGAGATCCCGGGCGCGTACAAGTCGATCGAGAAGGTGATGGAGCAGCAGCGGGACCTGGTCGAGGTGGTCGCGCAGCTCAAGCAGGTGGTCTGCGTGAAGGGCTGAGCGCGCTGCGACTCTCGGCGGGCGGTCAGTTGGCCTGGCGCAGCAGCAGGGTGACGAAGCCGACGGCGTCCCGGTAGCCGTGCAGCCAGCTGGTGCGGTGTTCGGTGGCGAGTCGCTGGACCTGGGCCGCATCGGGGTGAGCCGGGTGGTCCAGGGCCCACTCGGCGAGGGCGCCGGTGCGGGACCACTCGTAGTCGTCCAACTCGTGGCGGGTGCTGGTGTGGGCGTGGATCGGGGTCCAGCCGTCGGCGGTGATCCGGTCCAGCAGGGTGGGCAGGTCGTCGAAGTCGAAGTCGGCCGCGGCGCCGCCCAGGCCCGCCAGGGCGGCTTGGTCGGGCGGGCGCTGCCAGTAGCCCTCGCCGAGCAGCAGGGTGCCGCCGGGGGCGAGGTGGCGGCGGGCGGCGGTGAGAGTGGGCAGCAGGCCGCCGAAGGCCTCGCCGGTGCCGAGGCAGAGCACCAGGTCGTAGGGGTGCGGGGCACTGAACTCGGCGGGCGGCCGGTGGTGCAGGCCCAGGCGGCGGATCACGCCGAGGTGCTCCGCGATGATCCGGGCGTCCGTCAGGGCCGCCGGGTCGGGGTCGACGCCGTCGGCGGTCAGCTCCGGATGGGCGGCCAGCGCGCGCAGCAGCCAGGCGCCCTGGCCGCAGCCGAGCTCCAGGAGCCGCTCGTCGCCGCTTCGCAGGGCCCGGCGCAGCAGCGCGGCCACGCTCTGGTCGGCGAGCGGGGCGGCTATGGGGTGGTGGGTATGGGCGAGGCGGGCGAGTTCCTGGCGGTCCACCCGTTCAGCCTGGCAGCCGCGGGCCGGATCCGCACTGGTTTCGCCGACCCCGGTGGCGTGCGATCGGCGGGCCGGGATGGCCGTCTCGCGGGGGCGGGCAAGCCGAAGGGGCGCCCCGCGGCGATCGGGGCGCCCCTTCGGAGCGTGCGCAGCGTGTGAAGCGGCGTGGTTCAGGCCGCGGGCAGCTCGTCCAGGCCCTCCTGGACCATCTTGGCCAGGCGGTCCAGCGCGGCGTCCGCCTCGGGAGCGTCGGAGGCCAGCACGACCTCCTCGCCGCCCTCGGCGCCGAGCGCCAGCAGGCCGAGCATGGAGGCGGCGTTGACCGGGTTGCCGCCCGCGGCCTTGGCGATGGTGACGGGCACGCCCACGGCGGCGGCCGCCCGGACGAAGACCGAGGCGGGACGGGCGTGCAGGCCCTCGGGCCAACCGATGGTGACGCGGCGCTCAGCCATGTGACGTGCCTTTCAGGTGGTGCTGCTTACAGACATGTTGTCTAGACCATTCTGGCACGGGTGGAGCCGAAACGGCTCCGACCGTGAGCGGGCTCGCAAACAGCCGGGCGGTGGCTACCGCGGTCACCCTGCCGTGGGCGTACGTCGGGCGCCAACCGGCTCGCCGCCGGATAGCCTGGCGGCTGTGGACGACCCCCAGGACCCGCAGGCTGCGCAGGCCTCCCCGGCCGCGCCCGCCGAGCCCGGCTACCCCCAGCACTGGGAGGCCGACATCCTGCTGCGCGACGGTGGTACCGCCCGGATCCGCCCGATCGTGCCGTCCGATGCCGAGCGCCTGGTGGAGTTCTACGCCCAGGTCTCCGACCAGTCGAAGTACTTCCGCTTCTTCGCGCCCTACCCCCGGCTCTCCGACCGGGACGTCCAGCGCTTCACCCACCACGACTTCGTCGACCGGGTGGCCCTGGCCGTGGTGGTGCGCGACCGCTTCATCGCCACAGTCCGCTACGACCGGATCGACGAGTCGGGGCGCCCGAGCCGGCAGGGCACCGACGCCGAGGTGGCCTTCCTGGTCCAGGACGCGCACCAGGGCCGCGGCGTGGCCTCCGCCCTGCTGGAGCACATCGCGGCGGTCGCCCAGGAACGCGGGATCCGCCGGTTCGTCGCCGAGGTGCTGCCGGAGAACCGGAAGATGACCAAGGTCTTCACGGATGCCGGCTACACCCAGAAGCGCAGCTTCGCCGACGGCCTGGTCCACCTGGAGTTCGAGCTGGAACCGACCGCCGCCTCGCTCGCCGTGATGCGCGGGCGCGAGCACCGCGCCGAGGCCCACTCGGTGCAGCGGCTGCTGACCCCCCGCTCGGTGGCGGTGATCGGCGTGTCGCGCACCGAGCAGTCGGCCGGGCGGGCGCTGCTGCGTGCGTTGCTCGGCGGTTTCGGCGGGCCGCTGTACGCGGTGAACAAGGCGGCCCCGCCCGGCACCGAGCTCGAGGGCGTGCCGGTGTACCGCTCGGTGCTGGAGATCCCGGGGCCGGTGGACCTGGCGGTGATCGCGGTGCCGGTCGCCGTGGTGCCGCAGGTGGTCGCCGAGTGCGGTGCGCACGGCGTGCGCGGCCTGGTGGTGGTGACCGCCGGCTATGCCGAGACGGGGCCGGCCGGGCGAGAGCGGCAGCGTGCGCTGGTCCGCCAGGCCCGGGCGGCCGGCATGCGGGTGATCGGCCCGAACGCCTTCGGCCTGCTGAGCACCAATCCCGAGCACCCGCTGAACGCCTCGCTGGCGCCGGTGCTGCCCGCGGCCGGGCGGTTCGGCATCTTCTGCCAGTCCGGTGCGATCGGGGTGGCCCTGCTGGAGGGGGCGCACCGGCGCGGGCTCGGCGTCTCCTCCTTCGTCTCGGCCGGCAACCGGGCCGACGTCTCCGGCAACGACCTGCTGCAGTACTGGGAGGAGGACCCGGCCACCGACGTGGTGCTGCTCTATCTGGAGTCCTTCGGAAACCCGCGCAAGTTCACCCGGATCGCCCGCCGACTGGCCGCCACCAAGCCGATCGTGGTGGTCAAGGGCGCCCGGCACACCGGCAGCCTGCCGCCCGGGCACGCCGTGCCGGCCACCGCCAGTTCGCTGCGCGACGCCACCGTGGACGCGCTGTTCCAGCAGGCGGGGGTGGTCCGGGTCGACACCATCACCGAACTCTTCGACACCGGTGAGCTGTTGGCCCGTCAGCCGCTGCCGGCCGGTGACCGGGTCGCGGTGGTGGGCAACTCGGACTCGCTCGGGCTGCTCACCCACGACGCCTGCCTGAGCGCGGGCCTGCGCCCGCGCCCGCCGGTGGACCTGACCACCGGCGCCACCGGGGAGAACTTCCGGGTGGCGCTGGAGACCGCGCTGCGCGAGCCCGGGGTGGACGCGGTGATCGCGGTGGCGATCCCGCCGATCGTCAGCCAGAGCATCGCGATCGGCGAGGAGCCGACGCTGCCCGCCACCGATCCGGCGATCGGCGAGGGCTTGCTGGCCGCCGCGGAGATGGCCCGCACCCTGGGCAAGCCGCTGCTGCTCACCCACCTCGCGCTGACCGACCTGCCGGCCGTGCTGAGCGCCGGTGAGTACCCCGTCCCCGCCTACCCCGCGCCCGAGCGCGCCGTGCGCGCGTTGGCCCATGCCGTGCGCTACGGCGACTGGCGACGCACCGCCGAGACCGCCGAGCAGACCGCCCGGGTGCCCGAGCTCGACCGGATCGACGCCGCGGCCGCCCGCCGCCTGGTCGAGCGGGCGCTGGACTCCCGGATCGGCCAGGCCGCCCGCACCCAACCCGGCGGCGCCCGATTCGCCCTCGGCGAGGAGCAGGCCGCCGAGCTGCTCGGGCACTACGGCATCGACGTGCAGCGGGCGCTGCCCGCCCCGGACGAGGAGCAGGCGGTGGCGGCCGCCGCCGCGCTCGGCTACCCGGTCGCCCTCAAGGCCACCGCCACCCACCTGCGCCACCGCCCGGACCTGGGCAGCGTGCGGCTCGACCTGACGGACGAGGACGGGCTGCGCCGGGCGCACCGCGAGGTGGTCGAGCTGCTCGGCGGCGCGGAGCGGGCCGAGCTGGTGGTGCAGAAGATGGCCGCGCGCGGGGTGGACACGGTGATCGGCGCCACCGTGGACTCGGCGGCCGGCGCGATCCTCTCCTTCGGGCTGGCCGGTGCCCCGGCCGAGTTGCTCGGCGACCTGGCGCACAGGCTGATCCCGGCCACCGACCTGGAGGTGGCCGCGCTGGTGCGCGAGGTGCGGGCGGCCCCGCTGCTGTTCGGCTGGCGTGGTGCCGATCCGGTGGACACCGCCGCACTGGAGGAGCTGCTGCTGCGGGTCTCCCAGCTGGTCGACGACCTGCCGGAGGTGGCCGCGGTGGACCTCGAGCCGGTGGTGGTGGCGCCCCACGGGCTGGTGGTGCTGGCCGCCCAGGTGCGGCTCGCGCCGTTGCCGGTCCGTACCGATCTGGGCCCGCGCGCCATGAGCACCCTGTAGCCTTCCTGGGTTGCGCTCGTGCGCGCGGTGGCCGGGTGGCCGGTTCGCGCGGACGTACGGCGCAGTCCAGCCCGCCGCGTCGGCGGGACATGCCAGGATGGAGTTATGGCGAAGACCGGTACCACCACCACGCAGGACCTGCGCTCGGCGATCGAGCGCAGCGGTTACTACCCCGCGCTGGTGTCCGAGGCCGTGGAGTCCGCGGTGGGCCCCGAGCCGATCACCTCCTACCTGGTCCACCAGGAGACCACCTTCGACGCCAACGAGGTCCGTCGGCATGTCACCGTGCTGGTGCTGACGGCCACCAGGTTCGTGGTCAGCCACACCGACGAGCAGGCCGCCGACGCCACCAGCCCGGTGCCGTACGCGACCACCTCCACCGAGTGCGTGCGGGTGGACCGGATCGGCTCGGTGGTGCTGAGCCGGATGGTGGCCAACCCCGAGACGTACACGCCGGGCCAGCTGCCGCGCGAGGTGGTGCTGACCATCGGGTGGGGCGCGGTGCAGCGGATCGACCTGGAGCCGGCCGGCTGCTCGGACCCGAACTGCGAGGCGGACCACGGCTACACCGGCTCGGCGACCGCCGACGACTTGTCGCTGCGGGTCAGCGAGGCGGGCGACGGCCCGGAGACGGTGGCCCAGGCGCTGGTCTTCGCCCGGGCGCTGTCCGAGGCCACCATCAGCAGGGCCTGAGGGCCC
It includes:
- a CDS encoding DNA gyrase/topoisomerase IV subunit A → MARRSSPTPPPGDFEERILDVDVVDEMQGSFLEYAYSVIYSRALPDARDGLKPVHRRILYQANEMGLRPERSHVKCARVVGEVMGRLHPHGDASIYDSIVRMAQPFSMRVPLIDGHGNFGSLGNDDPPAAMRYTESRLTSASMALVESIHEDTVDFGPNYDGSEQEPVVLPAAFPNLLVNGTSGIAVGMATNMPPHNLSEVVAAARHLIKHPSADLDTLMRFIPGPDLPTGGRIVGLSGIRDAYQNGRGTFKIRATTTVENVTARRKGIVVTELPFTVGPEKVIAKIKDLVNAKKLQGIADVKDLTDREHGLRLVIEVKNGFVPEALLEQLYKLTPMEETFGINNVALVDGQPLTLGLKELLEVYVDHRFEVVRRRSDFRRRKRQERLHLVEGLLVALVDIDEVIALIRSSDNAAQAKERLMERFSLSETQTAYILDTPLRRLTRFDRVELEAEQAKLNTEIAELTEILESDGKLRSVVSSELGAVAKQFGTERRTVLLEAGAVSSASLAVPLEVADDPCRVLLSATGLLARTADGEAGQGADRSKHDVIVSAVPATARGDVGAVTSSGRVLRLPVIDLPALPPQPSLSLAGGAQVSEFLRLATDERVIALTTLDESSPGLALGTVQGVVKRVVPEWPANKDEFEVISLKDGDELVGAVELRTGEEDLVFITSDAQLLRYPAGQVRPQGRPAGGMAGIKLTDGARVLSFTAVDPAVDAVVVSVAGASGTLTGEAQSSWKVTPFELYPRKGRATGGVRCQRFLRGEDALAFAWAGAAPARAAAANGSPITLPERDPRRDGSGTPLSAPVTAVAGPV
- a CDS encoding M16 family metallopeptidase, whose protein sequence is MANPAPASHGASSASQASSGSQGFAITEHQLANGLRVVLSEDHLTPVAAVCLWYDVGSRHEVKGRTGLAHLFEHLMFQGSANVSNNGHFELVQGAGGSLNGTTSFERTNYFETMPTHQLELALWLEADRMGSLLSALDDASMENQRDVVKNERRQRYDNVPYGTAFEKLTALSFPDGHPYHHVPIGSMADLDAATLEDARAFFRTYYAPNNAVLSVVGDIDLEQTIAWVEKYFGSIPAHDGKQPPRDGTLPDTIGKEIRELVEEEVPARALMAAYRLPHDGTREADAADLALTVLGSGESSRLYNRLVRRDRTAVSAGFGLLRLAGAPSLGWLDVKTSGEATVEQIELAVDEELARFAAEGPTAEELERAQAQIEREWLDRLTTVAGRADELCRFAVLFGDPTLVNSALDRVLEVTAEEVQAVAAARLRPDNRAVLVYEPLPATADDAAADGAAEEDAA
- a CDS encoding M16 family metallopeptidase, which gives rise to MTFHPQPQPGTPTPWAFPAPERAALANGLTVLHCDRPGQQLVAVEVLLDAPLAAEPDGLDGVSTILARALNEGTDTLTAEEFAAELERAGATLDAHADHPCIRVALEVPASRLERGLTLLADALRAPALPADEIERLVANRLDEIVHEQANPARRAAKSLYAELFDAADRLSRPRAGTTETVKRIDRAAVQAFYGEHIRPSTATLVIVGDLTGVDLPALLESTLGRWTGDQSAPSKAAAVSADDAGRVIIVDRPGSVQTQVLIGRIGPDRHDPSWAAQTLGTYCLGGTLTSRLDRVLREEKGYTYGVRAFAQPLRSNAEGSGRALLAISGSVDTDSTAPALADTWTILRTLAAEGLTDEEREEAVQFLVGVAPLKYETAGSVAATLADQVEQYLADDFQAEVYRQLAELDTAASTAAVVAAFPPDRLVTVLVGDASAIAEPVKALGIGEVTVVAN
- a CDS encoding RtcB family protein; this translates as MSYTEVPGARVPIRMWADPATVEGAAMQQLRNISTLPWLHGLAVMPDVHLGKGATVGSVIAMNGAVCPAAVGVDIGCGMSAVKTSLTARDLPDDLSRLRSKIEQAIPVGRGLHSEPVDPGKLHGFQTAGWGDFWDRFEGVAPEVKWRRERAMQQMGTLGSGNHFVEVCLDKSGSVWLMLHSGSRNIGKELAEHHMTVARSLPHNQGIVDRDLAVFIADTPQMDAYRQDLFWAQEYAKRNRAVMMALFQDVLRGEFRRAKVSFDPVISCHHNYVSEERYDGVDLLVTRKGAIRAGSGDYGIIPGSMGTGSYIVRGLGNPASFNSASHGAGRKMSRTAAKKRFTAQDLAEQTRGVECRKDSGVVDEIPGAYKSIEKVMEQQRDLVEVVAQLKQVVCVKG
- a CDS encoding SAM-dependent methyltransferase yields the protein MDRQELARLAHTHHPIAAPLADQSVAALLRRALRSGDERLLELGCGQGAWLLRALAAHPELTADGVDPDPAALTDARIIAEHLGVIRRLGLHHRPPAEFSAPHPYDLVLCLGTGEAFGGLLPTLTAARRHLAPGGTLLLGEGYWQRPPDQAALAGLGGAAADFDFDDLPTLLDRITADGWTPIHAHTSTRHELDDYEWSRTGALAEWALDHPAHPDAAQVQRLATEHRTSWLHGYRDAVGFVTLLLRQAN
- a CDS encoding HPr family phosphocarrier protein, with the protein product MAERRVTIGWPEGLHARPASVFVRAAAAVGVPVTIAKAAGGNPVNAASMLGLLALGAEGGEEVVLASDAPEADAALDRLAKMVQEGLDELPAA